The DNA region CGGCAACCGGCGCGAGCCGCGACGCCGGGCGGGTGCGCGCCGCGACGCCGGCGGGTGCGAGCGGCAGAGCCGCGGGTCAACGCCGCGCGGCCGGGGCGGCGCGAGCCCTCAGGCGGTGAGGGCGAGGGCTTCCGCGGTCTCGGAGAGGATCTCCTCGGCGACCTCCGGACGCGGGTTGAGCTGCTGCCCGTAGCTGGGGATGAGCACGCGCAGGCGCGGCTCCCACTCCTGGATGCGGTCGGGGAAGCAGGTCTGAAGCAGGCCCAGCATGATCGACACGGCCGTGGACGCACCGGGCGAGGCGCCCAGCAGCCCGGCGATCGTTCCATCCGCGCCGGTGACGACTTCGGTGCCGAACTGGAGGACGCCGCCCTTCTTGGGGTCCTTCTTCATCACCTGGGCGCGCTGACCCGCGTTCAGCAGCTCCCAGTCCTCGTCCTTGGCCGTGGGCATGAAGGTGCGCAGGCTGTCGACCTTCTTCTTGTGGTTCTTCAGCAGCTCACCCACCAGGTAGGTGATCAGCGACGGGTTGTCGATGGCGACCTTCATCATCGGCCACAGGTTGCTGGGGCGTACCTGCGAGACGATGTCGAGCATCGAACCGTTCTTGAGGAACTTCGGGCTGAACGTGGCGAACGGCCCGAACAGCAGCGAGGTCTCGCCGTCGACCACGCGGGTGTCCAGGTGCGGCACCGACATCGGCGGCGCGCCGACCGAGGCCTGCGAGTACACCTTGGCCTTGTGCTTGGCCACCAGGGCGGGGTTGCTGGTCTTCAGCCACTGTCCGCCGATGGGGAACACCCCGTAGCCCTTGATCTCCGGGATGCCGGAGCGCTGCAGCAGTTTGAGCGCCCAGCCGCCGGCGCCGACGAACACGAACCGCGCCCGCGTCTCGCCCGGGCTGCTGCCGATCGAGTTGCGCCATCTGATGCGCCAGGTCCCATCCTTCATCCGCTTGAGCTTGCGCACCTCGCGGTTGGTGACGACCTGCGCCCCGCGCTCGCGCAGATTGTCGAACAGCTGGTGCGTCAAGGCGCCGAAGTCCACGTCGGTGCCGGCAGGCACCCGGGTGGCGGCGAACGGCTCGCCCGCCAGACGCTTCTGCATCAGCAGCGGCGCCCACTTGTTGATGACGCGCGAGTCCTCGCTGTACTGGATGCCGGCGAACAGCGGCTGGTCCTTCAGCGCTTCGTACCGCTTCTTGAGGAACGCGACATCCTTCTCGCCCCGGACGAAGGTCATGTGCGGCGTGGAGTTGATGAAGGTCGAGGGGGCATCCAGCGCGCCCTCCTCCACGAGCGAGGACCAGAACTGCCTGCTCTGCTGGAACTGCTCGTTGATCGAGATGGCCTTGGACGGATCGATCCTGCCGTCCGGACCCTCGGGCGTGTAGTTCAGCTCGCACAGCGCGGCGTGACCGGTCCCGGCGTTGTTCCACGCGTTGGAGCTTTCCAGACCGACGTCGTGGAGTCGTTCGTAGACGACGATCTTCCAGTCGGGCTGCAACTCAGAGAGGAGCGTGCCCAGGGTGGCGCTCATAATGCCGCCACCGATGAGAACGACATCGACGGTTTCTGTCACCAGACAAGTCTAGGCGCGGCCGGACCGTCCCCCGGACGCGCAGGAGGCCGGCATCCGTCGTCCTCGCACCTATCGCTGGACCGCGATGTGCGCAATCGGAGGCTGTGGCTCAGGCGTCGGCGGTCAGCCCCGCCGCGACGAGCTCAGCGATCTGCACCGCGTTCAGTGCGGCTCCCTTGCGCAGGTTGTCGTTGCTGATGAACAGCACCAGCCCCTTGCCCTCGGGGGCGGACTGGTCGGCGCGGATGCGACCCACGAAGCTCGGGTCCTTGCCGGCCGCCTGCAGCGGGGTGGGGATTTCCTCCAGCGTGACGCCCGGAGCAGCGGAGAGCACTTCGCGTGCCCGCTCGGGAGTGATCTCGCGCGCGAATTCGACGTTGATGCTCAACGAGTGGCCCGTGAAGACGGGCACGCGCACGCAGGTGCCGGCCACGCGGAGATCCGGCAGCTCGAGGATCTTGCGGCTCTCGTTGCGCAGCTTCTTCTCCTCATCGGTCTCGTTGGACCCGTCGTCGACGAGGTTGCCGGCGAACGGGATGACGTCGAACGCGATCGGCGCGATGTACTTGTCCGGCTGCGGGAAATCCAGTGCCGAGCCGTCGCGCGCGAGGCGATCGACATCGCCCTGCGCCATGACGCCCTCGATCTGGCCGAGGAGCTCCTGGACACCGGCGACA from Microbacterium sp. zg-B185 includes:
- a CDS encoding malate:quinone oxidoreductase encodes the protein MTETVDVVLIGGGIMSATLGTLLSELQPDWKIVVYERLHDVGLESSNAWNNAGTGHAALCELNYTPEGPDGRIDPSKAISINEQFQQSRQFWSSLVEEGALDAPSTFINSTPHMTFVRGEKDVAFLKKRYEALKDQPLFAGIQYSEDSRVINKWAPLLMQKRLAGEPFAATRVPAGTDVDFGALTHQLFDNLRERGAQVVTNREVRKLKRMKDGTWRIRWRNSIGSSPGETRARFVFVGAGGWALKLLQRSGIPEIKGYGVFPIGGQWLKTSNPALVAKHKAKVYSQASVGAPPMSVPHLDTRVVDGETSLLFGPFATFSPKFLKNGSMLDIVSQVRPSNLWPMMKVAIDNPSLITYLVGELLKNHKKKVDSLRTFMPTAKDEDWELLNAGQRAQVMKKDPKKGGVLQFGTEVVTGADGTIAGLLGASPGASTAVSIMLGLLQTCFPDRIQEWEPRLRVLIPSYGQQLNPRPEVAEEILSETAEALALTA
- a CDS encoding aspartate-semialdehyde dehydrogenase; protein product: MTRISDSGLSIAVVGATGQVGGAMLDILEERGFPVRELRAFATARSAGSDVIFQGKAVIVEDVATAHLAGIDIALFSAGATGSRAHAPRFAEAGATVIDNSSAWRMDPDVPLVVSEVNPHAIAEARKGIIANPNCTTMAAMPTLKVLDAEAGLERLIVSTYQAVSGSGVAGVQELLGQIEGVMAQGDVDRLARDGSALDFPQPDKYIAPIAFDVIPFAGNLVDDGSNETDEEKKLRNESRKILELPDLRVAGTCVRVPVFTGHSLSINVEFAREITPERAREVLSAAPGVTLEEIPTPLQAAGKDPSFVGRIRADQSAPEGKGLVLFISNDNLRKGAALNAVQIAELVAAGLTADA